One part of the Phaenicophaeus curvirostris isolate KB17595 chromosome 2, BPBGC_Pcur_1.0, whole genome shotgun sequence genome encodes these proteins:
- the CNR1 gene encoding cannabinoid receptor 1 isoform X1, whose product MRISSNAFSTPPSLTETNKTGVMKSILDGLADTTFRTITTDLLYVGSNDIPYEDMKGDMASKLGYYPQKFPLSSFRGDPFQEKMTAGDDPLLSIIPSDQVNITEFYNKSLSTFKDNEENIQCGENFMDMECFMILNPSQQLAIAVLSLTLGTFTVLENLLVLCVILHSRSLRCRPSYHFIGSLAVADLLGSVIFVYSFVDFHVFHRKDSPNVFLFKLGGVTASFTASVGSLFLTAIDRYISIHRPLAYKRIVTRPKAVVAFCVMWTIAIVIAVLPLLGWNCKKLNSVCSDIFPLIDETYLMFWIGVTSVLLLFIVYAYMYILWKAHSHAVRMIQRGTQKSIIIQSTEDGKVQITRPDQTRMDIRLAKTLVLILVVLIICWGPLLAIMVYDVFGKMNKLIKTVFAFCSMLCLLNSTVNPIIYALRSKDLRHAFRSMFPTCEGTAQPLDNSMESDCQHKHANNAGNVHRAAESCIKSTVKIAKVTMSVSTDTTAEAL is encoded by the exons ATGAG GATTTCCTCCAATGCATTTTCCACTCCTCCGAGTCTCACTGAAACCAACAAGACTGGGGTTATGAAGTCGATCCTAGATGGCCTCGCAGATACAACTTTCCGAACAATCACAACAGATCTCCTTTACGTGGGCTCCAACGATATCCCGTACGAAGACATGAAAGGCGACATGGCATCCAAGCTGGGTTACTACCCCCAGAAGttccctctctcttccttcaGGGGTGAtcctttccaagaaaaaatgACTGCAGGAGATGATCCCCTGCTGAGCATTATTCCCTCAGATCAAGTCAACATCACAGAATTTTACAACAAGTCCCTATCCACATTTAAGGATAATGAGGAGAACATACAGTGTGGGGAGAACTTCATGGATATGGAGTGCTTTATGATCTTGAACCCTAGCCAGCAGCTGGCCATCGCCGTGCTGTCGCTCACCCTGGGCACCTTCACCGTCCTAGAGAACCTCCTCGTCCTTTGTGTCATCCTCCACTCTCGAAGCCTCCGGTGTAGACCCTCCTACCATTTCATTGGCAGCCTGGCTGTGGCTGACCTTCTGGGCAGTGTGATTTTTGTCTACAGTTTTGTGGATTTCCATGTTTTCCACCGGAAGGACAGCCCTAATGTCTTCTTGTTCAAACTGGGTGGAGTTACAGCCTCCTTCACCGCCTCTGTAGGTAGCCTTTTCCTCACGGCAATAGACAGGTACATATCTATACACAGGCCACTAGCTTACAAAAGGATTGTTACTCGACCAAAGGCTGTCGTAGCGTTTTGTGTGATGTGGACCATTGCTATTGTAATAGCCGTTCTTCCTCTGCTCGGCTGGAACTGCAAAAAGCTCAATTCCGTTTGTTCGGACATATTCCCTCTCATCGATGAGACGTACCTGATGTTCTGGATCGGGGTCACCAGCGTCCTCTTGCTGTTCATTGTCTATGCCTACATGTACATACTGTGGAAGGCTCACAGCCACGCTGTTCGCATGATTCAGCGGGGTACGCAGAAAAGCATAATCATTCAGTCTACGGAGGATGGTAAGGTGCAGATCACTAGGCCTGATCAAACTCGTATGGACATCAGGTTAGCCAAAACTTTGGTCCTAATCCTAGTCGTTTTAATCATATGCTGGGGCCCTCTCCTCGCCATCATGGTGTACGATGTCTTTGGGAAAATGAACAAGCTCATCAagactgtctttgccttctgtaGCATGCTCTGTTTGCTGAATTCAACAGTGAATCCCATCATCTACGCTCTGAGGAGCAAGGACTTGCGACACGCCTTCCGCAGCATGTTCCCAACCTGCGAAGGTACCGCGCAGCCCCTCGATAACAGCATGGAGTCTGACTGCCAGCACAAACACGCCAACAACGCGGGGAACGTGCACAGGGCTGCCGAGAGCTGCATTAAGAGCACAGTTAAGATTGCCAAAGTTACCATGTCTGTCTCCACAGACACGACTGCTGAAGCATTGTAA
- the CNR1 gene encoding cannabinoid receptor 1 isoform X2 — translation MKSILDGLADTTFRTITTDLLYVGSNDIPYEDMKGDMASKLGYYPQKFPLSSFRGDPFQEKMTAGDDPLLSIIPSDQVNITEFYNKSLSTFKDNEENIQCGENFMDMECFMILNPSQQLAIAVLSLTLGTFTVLENLLVLCVILHSRSLRCRPSYHFIGSLAVADLLGSVIFVYSFVDFHVFHRKDSPNVFLFKLGGVTASFTASVGSLFLTAIDRYISIHRPLAYKRIVTRPKAVVAFCVMWTIAIVIAVLPLLGWNCKKLNSVCSDIFPLIDETYLMFWIGVTSVLLLFIVYAYMYILWKAHSHAVRMIQRGTQKSIIIQSTEDGKVQITRPDQTRMDIRLAKTLVLILVVLIICWGPLLAIMVYDVFGKMNKLIKTVFAFCSMLCLLNSTVNPIIYALRSKDLRHAFRSMFPTCEGTAQPLDNSMESDCQHKHANNAGNVHRAAESCIKSTVKIAKVTMSVSTDTTAEAL, via the coding sequence ATGAAGTCGATCCTAGATGGCCTCGCAGATACAACTTTCCGAACAATCACAACAGATCTCCTTTACGTGGGCTCCAACGATATCCCGTACGAAGACATGAAAGGCGACATGGCATCCAAGCTGGGTTACTACCCCCAGAAGttccctctctcttccttcaGGGGTGAtcctttccaagaaaaaatgACTGCAGGAGATGATCCCCTGCTGAGCATTATTCCCTCAGATCAAGTCAACATCACAGAATTTTACAACAAGTCCCTATCCACATTTAAGGATAATGAGGAGAACATACAGTGTGGGGAGAACTTCATGGATATGGAGTGCTTTATGATCTTGAACCCTAGCCAGCAGCTGGCCATCGCCGTGCTGTCGCTCACCCTGGGCACCTTCACCGTCCTAGAGAACCTCCTCGTCCTTTGTGTCATCCTCCACTCTCGAAGCCTCCGGTGTAGACCCTCCTACCATTTCATTGGCAGCCTGGCTGTGGCTGACCTTCTGGGCAGTGTGATTTTTGTCTACAGTTTTGTGGATTTCCATGTTTTCCACCGGAAGGACAGCCCTAATGTCTTCTTGTTCAAACTGGGTGGAGTTACAGCCTCCTTCACCGCCTCTGTAGGTAGCCTTTTCCTCACGGCAATAGACAGGTACATATCTATACACAGGCCACTAGCTTACAAAAGGATTGTTACTCGACCAAAGGCTGTCGTAGCGTTTTGTGTGATGTGGACCATTGCTATTGTAATAGCCGTTCTTCCTCTGCTCGGCTGGAACTGCAAAAAGCTCAATTCCGTTTGTTCGGACATATTCCCTCTCATCGATGAGACGTACCTGATGTTCTGGATCGGGGTCACCAGCGTCCTCTTGCTGTTCATTGTCTATGCCTACATGTACATACTGTGGAAGGCTCACAGCCACGCTGTTCGCATGATTCAGCGGGGTACGCAGAAAAGCATAATCATTCAGTCTACGGAGGATGGTAAGGTGCAGATCACTAGGCCTGATCAAACTCGTATGGACATCAGGTTAGCCAAAACTTTGGTCCTAATCCTAGTCGTTTTAATCATATGCTGGGGCCCTCTCCTCGCCATCATGGTGTACGATGTCTTTGGGAAAATGAACAAGCTCATCAagactgtctttgccttctgtaGCATGCTCTGTTTGCTGAATTCAACAGTGAATCCCATCATCTACGCTCTGAGGAGCAAGGACTTGCGACACGCCTTCCGCAGCATGTTCCCAACCTGCGAAGGTACCGCGCAGCCCCTCGATAACAGCATGGAGTCTGACTGCCAGCACAAACACGCCAACAACGCGGGGAACGTGCACAGGGCTGCCGAGAGCTGCATTAAGAGCACAGTTAAGATTGCCAAAGTTACCATGTCTGTCTCCACAGACACGACTGCTGAAGCATTGTAA